From Micromonospora rifamycinica, a single genomic window includes:
- the prmC gene encoding peptide chain release factor N(5)-glutamine methyltransferase gives MTSLPRHPSEGTERERPSPVVARAARTLAAAGVASARSEAEQLAAYVLEVPRGRLALADGFTPAQRDRYDALVARRADREPLQHLTGRAGFRHLELAVGPGVFVPRPETELLAGWGIERASTRPAPVVVDLCSGSGAVALAVAQEVPTARVVAVERSPAALAWLRRNAAGRAAAGDRPVEVVAADVTDPGLLADLVGAVDVLLCNPPYVPRAVVVPPEVAGFDPDEAVFGGADGLAVVRPVLRRAADLLRPGGDLGVEHDDTHGAAVPALLAADGRYTAVRAHRDLAGRPRFATASRGSDGPHAVRGPAWQTGSS, from the coding sequence GTGACCTCACTTCCACGCCACCCGTCCGAAGGGACAGAACGCGAGCGGCCCTCGCCGGTGGTGGCCCGTGCCGCCCGTACCCTCGCCGCCGCCGGGGTGGCCTCGGCCCGTTCCGAGGCGGAGCAGCTCGCCGCGTACGTGCTGGAGGTGCCCCGGGGGCGGCTGGCCCTCGCCGACGGCTTCACCCCGGCCCAGCGGGACCGGTACGACGCGCTGGTGGCCCGGCGGGCCGACCGTGAGCCGTTGCAGCACCTGACCGGGCGGGCCGGCTTCCGGCACCTGGAGCTGGCGGTCGGGCCGGGGGTCTTCGTGCCCCGCCCGGAGACGGAGTTGCTGGCCGGCTGGGGGATCGAGCGGGCGTCGACCCGACCGGCTCCGGTGGTGGTCGACCTGTGCAGTGGTTCCGGGGCGGTCGCGCTGGCGGTGGCCCAGGAGGTCCCGACGGCCCGGGTGGTGGCGGTGGAGCGGTCCCCCGCCGCGCTGGCCTGGCTGCGGCGCAACGCGGCGGGTCGGGCCGCCGCCGGGGACCGGCCGGTCGAGGTGGTGGCCGCCGACGTCACCGATCCGGGGCTGCTCGCCGACCTGGTCGGCGCGGTGGACGTGCTGCTGTGCAACCCGCCGTACGTGCCGCGTGCGGTGGTGGTCCCGCCGGAGGTGGCCGGGTTCGACCCGGACGAGGCGGTGTTCGGCGGGGCGGACGGGCTGGCGGTGGTCCGGCCGGTGCTGCGCCGGGCGGCCGACCTGCTGCGCCCCGGCGGTGACCTGGGTGTCGAGCACGACGACACGCATGGCGCGGCAGTGCCGGCGTTGCTCGCCGCGGACGGCCGGTACACGGCGGTGCGGGCGCACCGGGACCTGGCCGGCCGACCCCGGTTCGCCACCGCGTCCCGCGGGTCGGACGGCCCGCACGCCGTCCGCGGGCCGGCGTGGCAGACTGGCTCCTCGTGA
- a CDS encoding L-threonylcarbamoyladenylate synthase produces MLYDCRSPADRDRGVAAAIEAVKNGELVVLPTDTVYGIGADAFTPYAVRALSDARGGSQQAPPVLIGSRHTLDGLVFSLPKAARDLVEAFWPGALTIVVEHSPSLAWDLGDASGTVAVRMPLHPVALEVLRETGPMAVAAANKVGQPAAVTAEEARDQLSYSVRVYLEAGACPDPVPSTIVDLTGETPRLLRAGAIDLDQLREVAPDVLDERSA; encoded by the coding sequence ATGCTCTACGACTGTCGGTCGCCCGCCGACCGGGACCGCGGGGTGGCCGCGGCGATCGAGGCGGTCAAGAACGGCGAGCTGGTCGTTCTGCCCACCGACACGGTCTACGGGATCGGCGCGGACGCGTTCACCCCGTACGCGGTGCGGGCGCTCTCCGATGCCCGGGGCGGCAGCCAGCAGGCGCCGCCGGTGCTGATCGGCTCCCGGCACACCCTCGACGGCCTGGTCTTCTCGCTGCCCAAGGCGGCCCGGGACCTGGTGGAGGCGTTCTGGCCGGGGGCGTTGACCATCGTGGTGGAGCACTCGCCGAGCCTCGCCTGGGACCTGGGCGACGCCAGCGGCACGGTCGCGGTGCGGATGCCGCTGCACCCGGTGGCGCTGGAGGTGCTGCGGGAGACCGGCCCGATGGCGGTGGCCGCCGCCAACAAGGTGGGCCAGCCGGCCGCGGTGACCGCCGAGGAGGCCCGCGACCAGCTCAGTTACTCGGTGCGCGTCTATCTGGAGGCTGGCGCGTGCCCCGACCCGGTGCCGAGCACCATCGTCGACCTGACCGGTGAGACGCCCCGGCTGCTCCGGGCCGGCGCGATCGACCTGGACCAGCTCCGGGAGGTCGCGCCGGACGTCCTCGACGAGCGGAGCGCCTGA
- a CDS encoding arsenate reductase/protein-tyrosine-phosphatase family protein — MPPFTVLHVCMGNICRSPMAERLLVLAVRERLGRLGVDPAGSDALLHSHSAGTGGWHAGEEMNPPAARQVLGRGGDVEGFAARKLRSDLIDAADLVLTATADQQEYVVALRPDAASRTFVLREFGRLLGVLDTAALPPARAVPEAVYARGVALVAAADAARQGAAAVHSDDLDDPWGRGDQCFSRVADEIEETVHPLTSALLP; from the coding sequence GTGCCGCCGTTCACCGTCCTGCACGTCTGCATGGGCAACATCTGCCGGTCCCCGATGGCCGAGCGGCTGCTGGTGCTGGCCGTCCGGGAGCGGCTGGGCCGGCTCGGTGTCGACCCGGCCGGCTCGGACGCGCTACTGCACAGCCACAGCGCCGGGACGGGCGGCTGGCACGCGGGGGAGGAGATGAACCCGCCCGCGGCAAGGCAGGTGCTGGGCCGGGGCGGTGACGTCGAGGGCTTCGCCGCCCGCAAGCTGCGCTCCGACCTGATCGACGCCGCCGACCTCGTCCTCACCGCCACCGCCGACCAGCAGGAGTACGTGGTGGCGTTGCGCCCGGACGCGGCCTCGCGCACCTTCGTGCTGAGGGAGTTCGGCCGGCTGCTCGGCGTGCTGGACACCGCCGCCCTGCCGCCGGCCCGGGCCGTCCCGGAGGCGGTGTACGCCCGGGGGGTCGCCCTGGTGGCGGCGGCCGACGCGGCGCGGCAGGGTGCGGCCGCGGTGCACTCCGACGACCTGGACGATCCGTGGGGCCGGGGCGACCAGTGCTTCAGCCGGGTGGCCGACGAGATCGAGGAGACGGTGCACCCGCTCACCTCGGCCCTGCTGCCCTGA
- a CDS encoding transglycosylase domain-containing protein, which translates to MIRTHLDKAFTVLLAGVLAGLVLAAAALPLALVFGIGFGGLASSYAELPNTLRAPPTAQRSTLYAADGVTLITSFYTEDRVDVPLTKVAPVMRQAIVAAEDARFYQHRGVDPRGVVRAFTANQRDGRARQGASTLSMQYVRNVLSNDPRLTKEQRKKATEISTARKLQEMRYALALERELSKDEILTRYLNIAYFGAGAYGIAAATKRYFSTTPARLTLAQASLLAGLVRSPDTDDPINGDADAALTRRSYVLDRMVALGQVPPADAAAARDAPLALRPSRTPNDCTAVPEQRNDWGFFCDWFTQWWSDQPAFGATAAERQDNLRRGGFRIVSSLDPAVQRAAVRQVADIYDVDDPRAAPVAVVQPGTGRVLALAVNRNYSVDPNPAGQRNHPNTVNQLIAGGNGIEGYQAGSTFKLFALLAALESGLPLETGFAAPSRIVTRFPTDDARSGCGGRWCPANATPEWMDGYRTMWTAFGRSVNTYFAWLTERVGADRVVEMAERLGIRFRASDDAALARHSARDWGAFTLGVSSTTPLDLANAYATVAAEGTWCAPLPVVSITDSAGREVAAARPDCRQVIDTEVARAAADAARCPVGDQSMYRRCDGGTAEKLRPGLGRPVAGKTGSSERNETESVVAFTPQLAVAQIAANPDDPRDAVGAAVQSRMVDAVGRILADALSDTPVRDFVPPGESITYRLAPTPRNGN; encoded by the coding sequence ATGATCCGGACCCACCTCGACAAGGCGTTCACCGTGTTGCTCGCCGGCGTGCTCGCCGGACTGGTGCTGGCGGCGGCGGCCCTGCCGCTCGCCCTGGTGTTCGGCATCGGCTTCGGCGGGCTCGCGTCCTCCTACGCCGAACTGCCCAACACCCTGCGCGCCCCGCCCACCGCCCAACGCTCCACCCTGTACGCCGCCGACGGCGTCACCCTGATCACCTCGTTCTACACCGAGGACCGGGTGGACGTGCCGCTGACCAAGGTGGCCCCGGTGATGCGGCAGGCCATCGTCGCCGCCGAGGACGCCCGCTTCTACCAGCACCGGGGCGTCGACCCGCGGGGCGTGGTGCGGGCGTTCACCGCCAACCAGCGCGACGGCCGGGCCCGGCAGGGCGCCTCCACGCTGAGCATGCAGTACGTCCGCAACGTGCTCAGCAACGATCCCCGACTGACCAAGGAGCAGCGGAAGAAGGCCACCGAGATCAGCACGGCCCGCAAGCTCCAGGAGATGCGGTACGCCCTGGCGCTGGAGCGCGAGCTGAGCAAGGACGAGATCCTCACCCGCTACCTCAACATCGCCTACTTCGGCGCTGGGGCGTACGGCATCGCGGCGGCGACCAAACGCTACTTCTCCACCACCCCGGCCAGGCTGACCCTGGCCCAGGCGTCGCTGCTGGCGGGGCTGGTCCGGTCCCCGGACACCGACGACCCGATCAACGGCGACGCCGACGCGGCGCTGACCCGCCGGTCGTACGTGCTGGACCGGATGGTGGCGCTGGGCCAGGTGCCGCCGGCCGACGCGGCGGCGGCCCGGGACGCCCCGCTGGCGCTACGGCCCAGCCGGACACCGAACGACTGCACCGCCGTGCCCGAGCAGCGCAACGACTGGGGTTTCTTCTGCGACTGGTTCACCCAGTGGTGGAGCGACCAGCCCGCCTTCGGCGCCACCGCCGCCGAACGGCAGGACAACCTGCGCCGGGGTGGATTCCGGATCGTCTCCTCGCTCGACCCGGCCGTGCAGCGGGCGGCCGTGCGCCAGGTGGCCGACATCTACGACGTCGACGATCCCCGGGCCGCGCCGGTGGCGGTGGTCCAGCCGGGCACCGGACGGGTGCTCGCCCTGGCGGTGAACCGCAACTACAGCGTGGACCCCAACCCGGCCGGGCAGCGCAACCATCCGAACACGGTCAACCAGCTGATCGCCGGTGGCAACGGCATCGAGGGCTATCAGGCCGGCTCGACGTTCAAGCTGTTCGCCCTGCTGGCGGCCCTGGAGTCCGGGCTGCCGCTGGAGACCGGCTTCGCCGCGCCGAGCCGGATCGTGACCCGGTTCCCGACCGACGACGCCCGGTCCGGCTGCGGCGGGCGGTGGTGTCCGGCCAACGCCACCCCCGAGTGGATGGACGGCTACCGGACCATGTGGACCGCCTTCGGCCGCTCGGTGAACACCTACTTCGCCTGGCTCACCGAGAGGGTCGGCGCGGACCGGGTGGTGGAGATGGCCGAGCGGCTGGGCATCCGGTTCCGCGCCTCCGACGACGCCGCGCTGGCCCGGCACAGCGCCCGGGACTGGGGGGCTTTCACCCTCGGGGTCTCCTCCACCACCCCGCTCGACCTGGCCAACGCGTACGCCACGGTGGCCGCCGAGGGGACCTGGTGCGCGCCGTTGCCGGTGGTGTCGATCACCGACAGCGCCGGCCGGGAGGTGGCCGCCGCCCGGCCCGACTGCCGGCAGGTGATCGACACCGAGGTGGCCCGGGCCGCCGCCGACGCGGCCCGCTGCCCGGTCGGCGACCAGTCGATGTACCGCCGCTGCGACGGGGGCACGGCGGAGAAGCTCCGGCCGGGGCTGGGTCGCCCGGTGGCCGGCAAGACCGGCAGCTCGGAGCGGAACGAGACCGAGTCGGTGGTGGCCTTCACCCCGCAGCTCGCGGTGGCCCAGATCGCCGCCAACCCGGACGATCCGCGGGACGCCGTCGGTGCCGCCGTCCAGTCCCGGATGGTCGACGCGGTGGGCCGGATCCTGGCCGACGCCCTGTCCGACACCCCGGTCCGGGACTTCGTCCCCCCCGGCGAGTCGATCACGTACCGCCTCGCCCCCACCCCCCGCAACGGCAACTGA
- a CDS encoding SDR family oxidoreductase, with protein MRCLVTGATGYIGGRLAPRLLAEGHQVRCLARKAGRLRDVPWAAEAEVVEGDLRRPETLPAAFAGVDVAYYLVHSLGRADFEAADREAAAHFAEAAAAAGVRRIVYLGGPEPTADGGVASPHLRSRAEVARILLAGEVPTVVLRAAVIIGSGSASFEMLRYLTERLPAMVTPRWVRNRIQPIAVRDVLRYLVGCATLPPEVDRAFDIGGPDVLTFREMMQRYARVAGLRRRIIVPVRPLTPALSSHWVGLITPVPNAIARPLVESLIHEAVTHEHDIARWLPDPPGGLTGFDDAVALALSRVRDAQVETRWSNASGPDAPAEPLPTDPEWSGGTVYTDLREQEVDAPPAALWRTIEGVGGEHGWYSFPLAWSVRGWLDRLVGGVGLRRGRRDPHRLQVGEALDFWRVEEIVPGTLLRLRAEMRLPGRAWLELRAEPLGDGRSRYVQRAVFLPRGLPGHLYWLSVAPFHAVIFGGMARNIARHTPTP; from the coding sequence GTGAGATGCCTCGTCACCGGCGCCACCGGTTACATCGGTGGACGACTCGCGCCCCGACTGCTCGCCGAGGGGCACCAGGTGCGCTGCCTGGCCCGCAAGGCCGGGCGGCTCCGCGACGTGCCCTGGGCCGCCGAGGCCGAGGTGGTCGAGGGCGACCTGCGCCGACCGGAGACGCTGCCGGCCGCCTTCGCGGGCGTCGACGTCGCGTACTACCTGGTGCACTCGCTCGGCCGGGCCGACTTCGAGGCGGCCGACCGGGAGGCCGCCGCCCACTTCGCCGAGGCCGCCGCGGCGGCCGGCGTACGCCGGATCGTCTACCTGGGTGGACCGGAGCCGACGGCGGACGGCGGGGTGGCCTCGCCGCACCTGCGGTCCCGGGCCGAGGTGGCGCGGATCCTGCTGGCCGGTGAGGTGCCCACCGTGGTGCTGCGGGCCGCCGTGATCATCGGGTCCGGGTCGGCCTCGTTCGAGATGCTGCGCTACCTCACCGAACGCCTGCCGGCCATGGTCACCCCCCGCTGGGTGCGCAACCGGATCCAGCCGATCGCCGTCCGGGACGTGCTGCGCTACCTGGTCGGCTGTGCCACCCTGCCGCCCGAGGTGGACCGGGCCTTCGACATCGGCGGCCCGGACGTGCTGACCTTCCGGGAGATGATGCAGCGGTACGCCCGGGTCGCCGGGCTGCGTCGCCGGATCATCGTGCCGGTGCGCCCGCTGACCCCGGCGCTCTCCTCGCACTGGGTGGGGTTGATCACCCCGGTGCCGAACGCCATCGCCCGCCCCCTGGTGGAGAGCCTGATCCACGAGGCGGTGACCCACGAGCACGACATCGCCCGCTGGCTGCCCGACCCGCCGGGCGGACTGACCGGCTTCGACGACGCCGTGGCGCTGGCCCTGAGCCGGGTGCGCGACGCCCAGGTGGAGACCCGCTGGTCGAACGCGAGCGGTCCGGACGCGCCGGCCGAGCCGCTGCCGACGGACCCGGAGTGGTCCGGCGGAACGGTCTACACCGACCTGCGCGAGCAGGAGGTCGACGCGCCACCGGCCGCGCTCTGGCGGACCATCGAGGGCGTCGGTGGTGAGCACGGCTGGTACTCGTTCCCGCTCGCCTGGTCGGTGCGCGGTTGGCTGGACCGGCTGGTCGGCGGGGTGGGGCTACGCCGGGGCCGCCGCGACCCGCACCGGCTCCAGGTGGGCGAGGCGCTGGACTTCTGGCGGGTCGAGGAGATCGTCCCCGGCACGCTGCTCCGGCTGCGCGCCGAGATGCGCCTGCCCGGCCGGGCCTGGCTGGAGCTGCGCGCCGAACCTCTCGGCGACGGCCGCAGCCGCTACGTCCAACGCGCCGTCTTCCTGCCACGCGGCCTCCCCGGCCACCTCTACTGGCTCTCGGTGGCCCCCTTCCACGCCGTCATCTTCGGCGGCATGGCCCGCAACATCGCCCGCCACACCCCCACCCCCTAA
- a CDS encoding AtpZ/AtpI family protein encodes MADDRTPQPTGGPGDVPTGAGQGWTALSYLIGGMLVWGFIGWLVDQWLDSGGIATGIGVVLGMAGGIILVVRRLGTPT; translated from the coding sequence ATGGCTGATGACCGAACCCCCCAACCCACCGGCGGTCCGGGCGACGTTCCGACCGGCGCCGGTCAGGGCTGGACCGCGCTCTCGTACCTCATCGGGGGCATGCTCGTCTGGGGTTTCATCGGCTGGCTGGTCGACCAGTGGCTCGACTCCGGCGGCATCGCCACCGGGATCGGTGTCGTGCTCGGCATGGCCGGGGGGATCATCCTGGTCGTCCGCCGGCTCGGCACGCCTACATAG
- the atpB gene encoding F0F1 ATP synthase subunit A yields MFGQANVLAAGQAAFPPSVEDFYLPSILPWGAHDSYWFTKITAMVWVAAGILIIFFLATYRKPQLVPTKKQWLAESIYGFVRNNIAVDMLGHRGVRFAPYFTTLFCFVLLTNFFAIVPLFQISPNSHIAFPAILAVISYVLFNYIGIRQHGFVKYFKNSLVPPAPWFILPLLIPIELFSTFIVRPFSLAVRLFANMFAGHMLLLVFTLGGFAMLSANAWLAPVSVLSWVMTIALTFLEFLVICLQAYVFTVLTASYVQGALADEH; encoded by the coding sequence GTGTTCGGACAGGCGAACGTCCTGGCAGCGGGCCAGGCGGCATTCCCACCCAGCGTGGAGGACTTCTACCTGCCCAGCATCCTGCCCTGGGGTGCACACGACTCGTACTGGTTCACCAAGATCACGGCGATGGTGTGGGTCGCCGCCGGCATCCTGATCATCTTCTTCCTGGCGACCTACCGGAAGCCGCAGCTGGTCCCGACCAAGAAGCAGTGGCTCGCCGAGTCGATCTACGGCTTCGTGCGGAACAACATCGCGGTCGACATGCTCGGGCACCGGGGGGTGCGGTTCGCGCCGTACTTCACCACGCTGTTCTGCTTCGTGCTGCTGACCAACTTCTTCGCGATCGTGCCGCTGTTCCAGATCTCGCCGAACTCGCACATCGCCTTCCCGGCGATCCTCGCGGTGATCAGCTACGTGCTGTTCAACTACATCGGCATCCGGCAGCACGGCTTCGTGAAGTACTTCAAGAACTCTCTGGTTCCGCCGGCGCCCTGGTTCATCCTGCCGCTGCTGATCCCGATCGAGCTCTTCTCGACCTTCATCGTCCGGCCGTTCTCGCTGGCCGTACGTCTGTTCGCCAACATGTTCGCCGGGCACATGCTGCTGCTGGTCTTCACCCTCGGCGGCTTCGCGATGCTCAGCGCCAACGCCTGGCTGGCACCGGTCTCGGTGCTGTCCTGGGTGATGACCATCGCGCTCACCTTCCTCGAATTCCTGGTCATCTGCCTGCAGGCCTACGTCTTCACCGTCCTCACCGCAAGCTACGTGCAGGGCGCGCTCGCCGACGAGCACTGA
- a CDS encoding ATP synthase subunit c family protein: MDASVLAEVTGSTAAIGYGLAAIGPGIGVGLVFAAYIQSTARQPESSRMTLPYVWIGFAVIEALALLGIAFGFIWAG, encoded by the coding sequence ATGGACGCTAGCGTTCTCGCCGAGGTCACCGGCAGCACCGCCGCCATCGGCTACGGCCTCGCCGCCATCGGCCCGGGCATCGGCGTCGGCCTGGTCTTCGCCGCCTACATCCAGTCGACCGCCCGCCAGCCGGAGTCGTCCCGGATGACCCTGCCGTACGTCTGGATCGGCTTCGCCGTCATCGAGGCGCTCGCGCTGCTGGGCATCGCCTTCGGCTTCATCTGGGCCGGCTGA
- a CDS encoding F0F1 ATP synthase subunit B, whose amino-acid sequence MYFLAAEGGESTHNPILPIWQEIVVGSVAFAVLCFVLMKFVFPRMEQTFQARVDAIEGGIKRAEAAQAEANQLLEQYRAQLAEARTDAAKIRDDARADAEGIRQDILGKAREESDRIIAAGKEQLAAERATIVRELRTEVGTIAVDLASKIVGESLADEARRKGTVDRFLSNLESTGAR is encoded by the coding sequence ATGTACTTCCTCGCCGCTGAGGGTGGTGAGTCGACGCACAACCCGATCCTTCCGATCTGGCAGGAGATCGTGGTCGGCAGCGTCGCCTTCGCCGTGCTCTGCTTCGTACTGATGAAGTTCGTCTTCCCGCGCATGGAGCAGACGTTCCAGGCCCGGGTGGACGCGATCGAGGGCGGCATCAAACGTGCCGAGGCCGCCCAGGCCGAGGCCAACCAGCTCCTCGAGCAGTACCGCGCGCAGCTCGCCGAGGCGCGTACCGACGCCGCCAAGATCCGGGACGACGCCCGGGCCGACGCGGAGGGCATCCGGCAGGACATCCTCGGCAAGGCGCGGGAAGAGTCCGACCGGATCATCGCGGCCGGCAAGGAGCAGCTCGCCGCGGAGCGGGCCACCATCGTGCGCGAGCTGCGTACCGAGGTGGGCACGATCGCGGTCGACCTGGCCAGCAAGATCGTCGGTGAGTCGCTGGCCGACGAGGCCCGCCGCAAGGGCACCGTCGACCGGTTCCTGAGCAACCTCGAGAGCACGGGGGCCCGCTGA
- a CDS encoding F0F1 ATP synthase subunit delta codes for MQAASRESYAAAAERLDAYVRGAEPSAVATTADDILAVAALLRGEPRLRRALSDPARSGADRSALLDGILAGKIGADALGLLSGLVSGRWSTPSELLDGTERLGVEALLASADSAGDLGEVEDELFRFGQVVSGQSALSAALADPVAPAGQRAALARELLAGKARPVTVRLVEVALGGFGGRSFTGALTRLVELAADRRDRQVAYVTVAAPLSEADEQRLGARLSAMYGREVSVKQTVDPEVLGGVSVRVGSDLYDGTVLRRLNETRNALVKR; via the coding sequence ATGCAGGCCGCCAGCCGGGAGTCGTACGCCGCCGCGGCCGAGCGCCTCGACGCGTACGTCCGCGGTGCGGAGCCGTCGGCGGTGGCCACCACCGCCGACGACATCCTCGCCGTCGCCGCCCTGCTGCGGGGCGAGCCGCGGCTACGCCGGGCGCTGTCCGACCCGGCCCGCAGCGGTGCCGACCGTTCGGCGCTGCTCGACGGCATCCTGGCCGGCAAGATCGGCGCGGACGCGCTCGGCCTGCTGTCCGGCCTGGTGTCCGGCCGTTGGTCGACGCCGTCGGAGCTGCTCGACGGCACCGAGCGACTCGGGGTGGAGGCGTTGCTGGCCAGCGCCGACTCCGCCGGTGACCTCGGTGAGGTCGAGGACGAGTTGTTCCGCTTCGGTCAGGTGGTCTCCGGTCAGTCCGCGCTCTCCGCGGCGCTGGCCGACCCGGTCGCCCCGGCCGGGCAGCGGGCCGCGCTGGCCCGCGAACTGCTCGCCGGCAAGGCCCGTCCGGTCACCGTCCGCCTCGTCGAGGTGGCCCTCGGCGGGTTCGGGGGACGCTCCTTCACCGGGGCGCTCACCCGGCTGGTCGAGCTGGCCGCCGACCGGCGGGACCGCCAGGTCGCGTACGTGACCGTGGCCGCCCCGTTGAGTGAGGCCGACGAGCAGCGGCTCGGTGCCCGGCTTTCCGCGATGTACGGTCGAGAGGTTTCCGTCAAGCAGACGGTCGACCCGGAGGTGCTCGGTGGGGTGAGCGTGCGGGTCGGTTCCGACCTGTACGACGGCACCGTCCTGCGCCGCCTCAACGAGACCCGCAACGCGCTCGTGAAGCGCTGA